The following coding sequences lie in one Trichoderma breve strain T069 chromosome 1, whole genome shotgun sequence genomic window:
- a CDS encoding sugar transporter domain-containing protein, whose product MGRPSQEEPPVETLKPQAYDISDAQDANTQEHDLTFFQALSLYPTGVFWSIVMSTAVVMEGYDTKLIGTLFAQPTFQRAFGQEVKPGSYQISAPWQTGLSNGSSAGQLLGLLLAGYVSEKFGFRKTMLAGMMGVIGLIFITFFAPSLAVLEVGQVLFGIPLGLFQTIPVVYALEISPLCLRAYLTNYVNFCWAFGQLIATGILRGVLPMTTHWAYRIPFAVQWVWPVILIPAIFFAPESPWWLVRKGRLQDARAVVKRLTSDKNVNFDIDKNIALMVVTTERERSINAETTYLACFQGTNLRRTLIVIGIYCIQTLNGNPLRGYSTYFYQQAGLPTTQAFNMTIAGFAVAIVGGFFSWVLLPLFGRRTIYFWSLVLMFIIMILVGALGVPQSKSPTPAFAWTIGSLLIVSSFLYNCSIGPLTNTLCSEIPSSLLRSKSVVLARWTYAVTTIIAGVLTPYQLNPTAWNWGAKTGLFWAGGCLISIIFTYFCVPEPKDRTTAELDILFERRVPPRHFSKTPVDLTEAIYGDDEKKI is encoded by the exons ATGGGCCGCCCATCTCAAGAAGAACCCCCCGTGGAAACCCTCAAACCACAAGCCTACGACATCTCAGACGCCCAAGACGCCAACACCCAAGAACACGACCTGaccttcttccaggcccTCTCGCTCTACCCAACCGGCGTCTTCTGGAGCATCGTCATGTCCACCGCCGTCGTCATGGAGGGCTACGACACCAAGCTCATCGGCACGCTCTTCGCCCAGCCGACCTTCCAAAGGGCCTTTGGCCAAGAGGTCAAGCCAGGCTCGTACCAGATCTCGGCGCCGTGGCAGACGGGCCTGAGCAATGGTTCGTCGGCGGGCCAGTTGCTGGGGCTCTTGCTGGCGGGTTATGTGAGCGAGAAGTTTGGGTTTCGCAAGACGATGCTTGCGGGCATGATGGGTGTTATTGGGCTCAtctttattactttttttgctcCCAGTTTGGCTGTTCTCGAAGTTGGACAAGTCTTGTTCG GTATCCCTCTTGGACTGTTTCAGACAATCCCCGTTGTCTATGCTCTTGAAATATCGCCTCTTTGCCTTCGTGCCTATCTCACCAACTATGTCAACTTTTGCTGG GCCTTTGGTCAACTCATCGCCACCGGAATCCTCCGCGGCGTCCTCCCCATGACAACCCACTGGGCCTACAGAATCCCATTCGCAGTCCA ATGGGTCTGGcccgtcatcctcatccccgccatcttcttcgcccccGAATCCCCCTGGTGGCTCGTCCGCAAAGGCCGCCTCCAAGACGCCAGAGCCGTCGTCAAGCGTCTCACGTCTGACAAGAACGTCAACTTTGACATTGACAAGAACATCGCCCTCATGGTCGTCACCACAGAGCGCGAGCGCTCAATCAACGCCGAGACGACGTACCTCGCATGCTTCCAGGGGACAAATCTTCGGCGAACACTCATTGTTATCGGTATTTACTGTATTCAGACGCTTAATGGTAACCCTCTCCGCGGATACTCGACGTATTTCTATCAACAAGCCGGTCTGCCCACCACGCAAGCCTTTAACATGACAATCGCAGGCTTTGCAGTCGCCATTGTCGGCGGCTTCTTTTCC TGGGTTCTGCTCCCCCTCTTCGGCCGCCGCACAATCTACTTCTGGAGTCTCGTCCTCatgttcatcatcatgatcctCGTCGGCGCCCTCGGCGTCCCGCAATCCAAATCCCCCACGCCCGCCTTCGCCTGGACAATCGGCTCcctcctcatcgtctccTCGTTCCTCTACAATTGCTCCATCGGACCCCTGACCAACACGCTCTGCTCCGAGAtcccctcttctctgctcCGCAGCAAGTCCGTCGTTCTCGCTCGCTGGACATACGCTGTTACTACCATCATCGCCGGTGTTCTCACTCCGTACCAGCTCAATCCCACTGCTTGGAACTGGGGTGCTAAGACGGGCTTGTTTTGGGCTGGTGGTTGTCTTATTTCCATTATTTTCACTTACTTCTGCGTTCCTGAGCCCAAGGATCGGACGACGGCTGAGTTGGATATTCTGTTTGAGAGAAGAGTTCCGCCTCGACACTTTTCCAAGACGCCGGTTGATTTGACCGAGGCTATTTACGGCgatgacgagaagaagatttaA
- a CDS encoding inositol monophosphatase family domain-containing protein, with product MESTTNSSSNLTLQDLQTLRSRLIAIAKEAGTIILSANPTPLTTSSKKNTADIVTQTDKAVESLIRTDLASHYPSFAFIGEETYHPGQTITDDPTFIVDPIDGTSNFVHGFPDVAVSIALVVNKVPTVGVVYNPFRDELWSAIKGHGAYHTTQASNIINTTTTNNNDISSFENQLSPKSSLLGLSPACIAIEFGSDRQGPNFALNLKVFTTLLRTASDGGRFVNSLRCSGSAAIAICRVAAGQQDAFWECGSWAWDVAAAWCVLVEAGGVMVDGHPGGWNPPVDNRRYLAVRPATAGQREFVEEFWDVIGDDRSTYGPP from the exons ATGGAGTCCACTACAAATTCAAGCAGTAATTTGACATTACAAGACCTCCAAACTCTCCGTAGCCGCCTCATAGCcatcgccaaagaagccggcACCATTATCCTCTCCGCCAACCCAACACCCCTCACAACCTCTTCCAAGAAAAACA CCGCCGACATAGTCACCCAAACAGACAAAGCAGTCGAGTCCCTCATCCGCACAGACCTCGCCTCCCACTACCCTTCCTTCGCCTTCATCGGCGAAGAGACGTACCATCCCGGCCAAACCATCACCGACGATCCAACCTTCATCGTCGACCCCATCGACGGCACATCCAACTTCGTCCACGGCTTCCCCGACGTCGCCGTCTCCATCGCCCTCGTCGTGAACAAAGTTCCCACTGTAGGCGTCGTCTACAACCCCTTTCGCGACGAGCTCTGGTCCGCCATCAAAGGCCACGGCGCATATCACACCACACAAGccagcaacatcatcaacaccaccactaccAACAACAATGACATCTCTAGCTTTGAAAATCAGCTCTCTCCCAAATCTTCCCTCTTAGGCCTCTCCCCCGCCTGCATCGCCATCGAGTTCGGCTCAGACCGTCAAGGCCCCAACTTCGCCCTCAACCTCAAAGTCTTCACCACCCTCCTCCGCACCGCCTCCGACGGCGGCCGCTTCGTGAACTCCCTGCGCTGCTCCGGCTCCGCCGCCATCGCAATTTGCCGCGTCGCCGCCGGCCAGCAGGACGCCTTCTGGGAGTGCGGCTCCTGGGCCTGGGACGTTGCCGCCGCTTGGTGCGTCCTCGTCGAGGCGGGCGGTGTCATGGTCGATGGGCATCCCGGGGGCTGGAATCCTCCCGTCGACAATCGGAGGTATCTCGCTGTGAGGCCGGCTACGGCAGGGCAGAGGGAGTTTGTGGAGGAGTTTTGGGACGTAATTGGCGATGACCGCTCGACGTATGGGCCTCCTTGA
- a CDS encoding lyase domain-containing protein: protein MAAPGNAPSEGMLWGGRFTGGIDPLMHQYNASISYDSRLYKEDILGSIAFARANAKSGIISNDDFVEIERGLHEVLKEWEGGHFVIKSNDEDIHTANERRLGEIIGKNIAGKLHTGRSRNEQVVCDMRMWLRERIREIDSQLVALVKVITGRAESEIDYLMPGYTHLQRAQPIRFSQWLMSFGFAFMNDVERLRECLKRVNKSPLGCGALAGNVFNIDREMMAEELGFDGILWNSMNAVSDRDFVTEFLQWGSLFMQHISRWAEDLIIYSTQEFGFIYIADAYSTGSSLMPQKHNPDGLELLRGKAGRAFGHMSGFMMTQKGLPSTYNKDLQESWEPMLDHVKTISDSIQIANGILSTLTIRPERMLAALDPFMLATDVAERLTKLGVPFRETHHIAGRCVAKSEELGIPMNELTLEQLKAIDSRFPDDIKEIFKYESSVEAKSARGGTSRSSILEQIKVLRAMLG from the exons ATGGCGGCTCCTGGCAATGCGCCCAGCGAGGGCATGCTCTGGGGTGGACGATTCACTG GCGGCATCGATCCCCTCATGCATCAATACAATGCCAGCATTTCCTACGATTCGCGCCTGTACAAAGAAGATATTCTCGGAAGCATCGCCTTTGCCCGCGCCAATGCAAAGTCTGGCATCATTTCCAATGACGATTTTGTTGAAATCGAGCGGGGTTTACATGAGGTCCTGAAAGAGTGGGAGGGGGGTCACTTTGTTATCAAGTCTAATGATGAGGAT ATTCATACCGCCAACGAGCGTCGACTTGGCGAAATCATTGGCAAAAACATTGCCGGCAAATTACATACAGGTCGCAGCCGAAACGAGCAGGTGGTCTGCGATATGCGTATGTGGTTACGCGAACGGATTCGTGAGATTGACAGCCAGCTTGTTGCCTTGGTTAAGGTGATTACCGGCCGTGCTGAGTCTGAAAT CGACTACCTTATGCCTGGGTATACACACCTACAACGTGCCCAGCCCATCAGGTTCTCGCAATGGTTGATGTCATTTGGCTTCGCCTTTATGAATGATGTCGAGCGACTCCGAGAGTGTCTGAAGAGGGTTAACAAGAGCCCTCTTGGTTGTGGTGCTCTTGCTGGTAATGTCTTTAACATTGATCGCGAGATGATGGCTGAAGAGCTCGGTTTTGACGGTATCCTCTGGAACTCTATGAATGCTGTTTCTGATCGAGACTTCGTGACTGAATTCCTTCAATGGGGCAGTCTATTTATGCAACATATTTCGCGATGGGCCGAAGATCTCATCATCTACAGTACCCAAGAATTTGGCTTTATCTATATTGCCGACGCCTATTCTACGGGTTCATCGCTGATGCCACAAAAG CACAACCCAGATGGTCTCGAGTTATTACGAGGCAAGGCCGGCCGAGCTTTTGGCCACATGAGTGGATTCATGATGACCCAAAAAGGATTGCCGAGCACATACAACAAAGACCTACAGGAGAGTTGGGAACCCATGCTGGATCACGTCAAAACTATCTCCGATAGTATACAGATTGCAAACGGCATCCTTTCCACACTCACCATTCGGCCAGAGCGGATGCTGGCTGCATTGGACCCCTTTATGCTTGCTACAGATGTAGCTGAGCGACTTACAAAACTCGGCGTGCCATTCCGCGAGACACATCATATCGCTGGACGATGTGTAGCAAAGAGCGAGGAGCTGGGCATCCCGATGAACGAGCTTACGCTCGAGCAACTAAAGGCTATTGATAGCCGATTCCCGGATGATATCAAGGAGATATTCAAGTATGAGTCAAGTGTTGAAGCGAAATCGGCCAGGGGCGGCACCAGCCGATCAAGTATTCTAGAGCAGATCAAGGTCCTTAGGGCCATGTTAGGTTAA
- a CDS encoding hamartin protein domain-containing protein, producing MASTISLKELSKAIKDFIVEPTVPLPDDLTETIAGYLRRREKYDEAASDRLQEELLLIFDKNVRGNTAAAGAWLSILRRLFTVLRTPERILVWLDACKGILDKTGFDKNVVAEAMEILNEIVTISDDYHDGIGKDSATNPLIDRLFEIWMDEFHPARFEGYQPSEHSEKMISDALGQFGKKRPKEFFSSLDGYLVKKKFRKASLNFFCSFIQSQPPHLHQVAQTPLFTDLLTCLQQDTSTTVISAALTALIMLLPHMPSSLVPHLPTLFNIYTRLLFWEKERAGTMESPFHDSEQASRWEVFAYDPETEDTNISHLSNYYTILYGLYPINFMDYIRKPQRYMRHANVSGADEIEVQPTEIRHQSEQFRRCHVLHPNFYTLTIETEKTDFGRWIKSEAAEVVAECMALCVAPESQMFGDHELLHLPDSSGQVLNDELSQVRSDPGLLSSSVTKVNSWRNTHMSATESVTSDRTPSTLMRRGSQSSHHSARDSGEAARNKDIFGVDSPSGTQLLQSASHTQLQDLIRSNKVIKSSLHQSLANDSVPSLALSHQESVVDRPSTMMTLPPQTHTPVSAGESSNAQIAHLQRQLILLQNDLSFERYLKQQHMAHIGELRRRQMAEAATEAEMQNLIMMNRNLKSRYEEAKMAEMQVRKESEKSRAMAKKWEADLANKLKNLREESKKMQTEIESVRKELEESLRECEKLRKLAEVERLSLSERDYQAREVERMASVNAAEDAQNQLETLKLQLTASEAEVQRTKKLFQSQVATLQTQLSEAREERNRPAVTVNIAVESALAASRAKQAEMQKQYSLLTRKYTMLQSSLLDMQLEASTTTEKSSIAEGEEDHMSSSTGPMPMKSRPLQLLSTTEAAEGAGYNITASPASNPGTPTSSVLQPLQPTSSAGTGGTDGQSSSANLSMSPERSYFGSGLQSMIRRDSKDKAKDESGKPKKEKKTLGLRGIRGFVGSS from the exons ATGGCTTCTACAAT ATCCCTCAAGGAGCTgtccaaagccatcaaggACTTCATCGTCGAGCCAACCGTGCCCCTTCCCGACGATCTCACCGAAACAATCGCTGGCTACCTGCGGAGGCGCGAGAAGTATGACGAGGCTGCGTCTGATCGGCTGCAGGAGGAGCTGTTGCTCATCTTTGATAAGAATGTCCGGGGCAACACTGCCGCGGCTGGCGCTTGGCTGAGCATCTTGCGCCGGCTATTTACCGTGCTGCGGACTCCCGAGCGAATACTGGTGTGGTTGGACGCCTGCAAGGGCATTCTCGACAAGACGGGATTCGACAAGAACGTTGTCGCCGAGGCCATGGAGATACTAAACGAGATTGTCACCATTTCTGACGACTACCACGATGGCATCGGCAAGGACTCGGCGACGAACCCCCTCATCGATCGATTGTTTGAGATATGGATGGACGAATTTCACCCTGCCCGTTTCGAGGGCTACCAGCCGTCAGAGCACAGCGAAAAGATGATAAGTGATGCGCTGGGGCAATTTGGGAAGAAGCGACCAAAG gaattcttctcttcgttggACGGCTACCTTGTCAAGAAAAAGTTTAGAAAAGCCAGTCTAAATTTCTTCTGTTCATTTATCCAATCACAACCGCCTCATCTACATCAAGTGGCTCAAACCCCCTTATTTACCGACCTCTTAACATGCCTTCAGCAAGATACGTCAACTACGGTCATTTCGGCTGCGCTGACCGCACTCATCATGCTACTGCCGCACATGCCTAGCTCTCTGGTGCCACATTTGCCTACTCTCTTTAACATCTATACCAGGCTGCTCTTttgggaaaaggagagagcGGGAACCATGGAGTCGCCCTTTCACGATTCCGAACAGGCAAGCCGGTGGGAGGTTTTTGCATACGACCCGGAGACGGAAGACACCAACATATCACACCTGTCCAACTACTACACGATTCTATACGGTCTCTATCCCATTAATTTCATGGACTACATTCGCAAGCCCCAAAGATATATGCGCCATGCCAACGTGTCCGGTGCGGACGAAATCGAGGTACAGCCGACGGAGATTCGACATCAGTCAGAACAATTCAGGAGATGCCATGTACTTCACCCCAACTTTTACACACTCACCATCGAAACGGAAAAGACAGATTTTGGGCGGTGGATCAAGAGCGAAGCCGCCGAGGTCGTGGCCGAATGCATGGCGCTGTGTGTTGCACCAGAATCCCAAATGTTTGGAGACCACGAACTGTTACATCTGCCAGACTCTTCGGGCCAGGTTCTCAACGACGAGTTGAGCCAAGTCAGGTCAGACCCTGGATTGCTGAGCAGCTCAGTCACCAAGGTGAATTCGTGGAGGAACACTCATATGTCGGCAACAGAGTCCGTCACCAGCGACCGTACACCCTCGACATTGATGCGGCGAGGCTCTCAATCTAGTCACCATTCGGCGAGAGACTCTGGGGAAGCTGCACGAAACAAGGATATATTTGGCGTGGATAGCCCTTCTGGCACACAACTCCTCCAGTCGGCCTCCCATACTCAGCTTCAAGATCTTATTAGGTCGAACAAGGTAATCAAGAGTAGTCTTCACCAATCTTTGGCAAACGACAGCGTACCATCTCTTGCTCTAAGTCATCAGGAGTCTGTGGTGGATAGGCCCTCGACAATGATGACGCTGCCACCGCAAACTCATACGCCTGTATCCGCTGGAGAAAGTAGCAATGCGCAGATTGCTCACCTGCAAAGACAACTCATCTTGTTGCAAAATGACCTCAGTTTTGAGAGATATCTTAAGCAGCAACACATGGCCCATATTGGCGAGCTCAGGCGAAGGCAAATGGCGGAGGCAGCCACCGAGGCGGAAATGCAGAATCTAATCATGATGAATCGAAACCTCAAGAGCCGCTACGAAGAGGCCAAAATGGCTGAGATGCAAGTTCGCAAGGAGTCGGAAAAGAGCAGGGCTATGGCGAAGAAGTGGGAAGCAGACCTTGCAAATAAGTTGAAAAATCTGCGTGAAGagtcaaagaagatgcagacGGAGATTGAGTCGGTTCGGAAAGAGCTCGAGGAGAGCCTGCGGGAATGTGAGAAGCTGCGCAAGCTT GCAGAAGTCGAACGACTGTCGCTTTCGGAACGGGACTATCAGGCGAGAGAGGTTGAACGAATGGCGTCTGTCAACGCAGCTGAGGATGCGCAGAATCAACTGGAAACGCTCAAGCTGCAGTTGACGGCTTCGGAGGCGGAGGTGCAGCGAACGAAGAAGCTTTTCCAATCCCAGGTGGCAACGCTTCAGACACAGCTTTCAGAAGCCCGCGAGGAGCGCAACAGGCCCGCGGTGACGGTGAACATTGCAGTTGAGAGCGCTTTGGCGGCGAGCCGGGCCAAGCAGGCAGAGATGCAGAAGCAGTACAGCCTGCTGACGCGCAAATATACGATGCTGCAGTCGTCTCTCCTCGACATGCAACTGgaagcatcaacaacaacggAAAAGTCTAGTATTGCGGAAGGCGAGGAGGATCACATGTCGTCATCTACGGGGCCAATGCCGATGAAATCAAGGCCCCTTCAACTTCTCTCAACGacagaagcagctgaaggAGCAGGGTACAACATCACAGCGTCTCCCGCATCAAACCCGGGGACTCCTACATCATCTGTGCTGCAGCCACTGCAACCGACTAGCTCTGCAGGTACAGGCGGGACGGACGGACAGTCGTCGTCGGCTAATCTGTCGATGAGCCCAGAAAGGAGTTATTTTGGTA GTGGACTCCAGAGCATGATTCGTAGGGATAGCAaagacaaggccaaagacgAGTCtggcaagcccaagaaggagaagaaaacacTGGGCCTAAGGGGGATACGGGGATTTGTTGGTAGTAGTTGA
- a CDS encoding DJ-1/PfpI family domain-containing protein, with translation MAANKTSAIADQEPIDVLFALHPKFDMLDFAGPLATFCQAQHDFGDDSTKAFEVTLAGSEPQVLSAQGPIVQSQITFREAHDRLDEFDVLVILGGNTDEIIQKELEPLGLITAFSDLQKKDPARERTLLSICTGSHLLAREGILCGLSATTHSDYFTKFENLCSDAATRLLTERTDVIEDARYVVNNLRFELGEDESPYTRRASDAGRPHGRKGSISFKESNTRRESIVRRAAMRLGGLRVITAGGQSAGIDASLYLVSALVDDKCAEEVARLLQWTWNKGVVVDGLDV, from the exons ATGGCTGCGAATAAGACTTCAGCTATTGCTGACCAGGAGCCCATCGACGTCCTTTTTGCTCTGCATCCCAAGTTTGACATGCTTGACTTTGCAGGGCCATTGGCTACTTTCTGCCAAGCCCAGCATGACTTTGGCGATGATT CCACCAAAGCATTTGAAGTGACTCTTGCCGGTAGTGAGCCTCAGGTTCTCTCCGCCCAGGGCCCCATTGTGCAGTCCCAGATCACCTTCCGAGAGGCTCATGATCGCCTCGATGAGTTTGACgttctcgtcatcctcggcgGAAACACCGATGAGATCATCCAGAAAGAGCTTGAGCCTCTTGGCCTCATCACTGCCTTTTCCGACCTTCAGAAGAAGGATCCGGCCAGAGAACGAACCCTCCTGTCCATCTGCACCGGTTCCCACCTGCTTGCCCGAGAGGGTATCCTCTGCGGTCTCTCTGCCACCACCCACTCCGACTACTTTACCAAATTTGAGAATCTCTGCAGCGATGCTGCTACCCGACTCTTGACTGAGCGCACCGACGTCATCGAGGATGCCCGATATGTCGTCAACAACCTTCGCTTTGAGCTTGGCGAAGATGAAAGCCCATACACACGCCGCGCATCCGACGCTGGACGACCTCACGGCCG CAAGGGAAGCATCTCCTTCAAGGAGTCCAACACACGTCGTGAGTCAATCGTCAGACGTGCGGCGATGCGCCTCGGTGGTCTCCGTGTGATCACCGCGGGGGGTCAGAGCGCTGGCATAGATGCATCTTTGTATCTTGTCAGCGCCCTGGTGGATGATAAGTGTGCGGAAGAGGTGGCCAGGCTCCTGCAGTGGACCTGGAACAAGGGagtcgtcgtcgacggcCTCGACGTGTAA
- a CDS encoding SAP domain-containing protein has protein sequence MVDWSGLKVVDLKAELKSRGLPYAGLKAELVARLEAADKEAAQEGGENPPEEPNEPAAVEEDNVEAAQPSPAKEPTPALEQTADDGQEAKPAQPTEDRIASPAPAPAPAEPEPKPEPAEPIAENPPEAPEGDAGQGQPTQESTQEPSQVPTAEASIEPTPEAQKRKRRSHSPLPTEEDIALKRARVDSTTHEDNAPIADKPNEADIDMTSASHEEQPSAMEDVQPVETERSVEPAQHFPTTAIYISNLMRPLRPDDLQNHLVSLAATNDSDAAKDPIARFYLDQIRTHAFVAFDSVATAQRVRKALHDTVWPNESNRKALSVDFIPSEKVDEWIETEEAGGRRSSIRWQVVYTDGPDVQASLVESTFASRAGQPEQPAAARPPLPQFGPGSSNAMPIGPRAQRGRDQYREDEGEGDRSRGRDVEGDRSRQTKARPHIPYQAVAESVARRRLDNISVYSNEDPSPGFNSNRYSFEGGDNFVDRGREIFEGIRPPHREAERRGGRGSGPRQRRGTPPFRSRGDRYVPSGPGPSRRAGGGYPTSSWD, from the exons ATGGTCGACTGGTCGGGACTCAAAGTCGTCGACCTCAAAGCAGAGCTCAAGAGTCGCGGTCTGCCCTATGCTGGCCTCAAGGCAGAGCTAGTTGCGCGACTGGAGGCTGCCGACAAAGAAGCTGCGCAGGAGGGAGGCGAGAACCCACCAGAAGAGCCCAATGAACCGGCAGCTGTCGAAGAAGACAATGTCGAAGCCGCACAGCCCTCTCCCGCGAAGGAACCTACTCCAGCGCTCGAGCAAACGGCCGAtgacggccaagaagccaagccTGCGCAGCCAACCGAGGATCGcattgcttctccagctccagctccagctccagctgagcctgagcctAAGCCTGAGCCAGCTGAGCCAATTGCTGAGAACCCCCCTGAAGCCCCAGAAGGCGATGCTGGCCAGGGTC AACCCACACAAGAATCCACACAAGAGCCCTCACAGGTTCCCACCGCAGAGGCTTCTATCGAACCGACGCCGGAAGCTCAGAAGCGCAAGCGACGTTCTCACAGCCCGCTTCCCACCGAAGAAGACATTGCACTAAAACGTGCACGCGTCGATAGCACCACACACGAAGATAATGCCCCCATCGCAGACAAACCGAATGAGGCGGATATTGACATGACGAGTGCTTCGCACGAAGAACAGCCCTCTGCCATGGAAGACGTTCAGCCCGTCGAGACGGAGAGAAGCGTGGAGCCGGCACAGCACTTCCCTACTACCGCAATATACATTAGCAATCTGATGCGCCCATTGCGCCCCGATGATCTGCAGAACCATCTCGTCAGCCTTGCAGCCACGAATGATTCTGACGCCGCAAAGGACCCCATTGCAAGATTTTACCTAGATCAGATCCGTACTCATGCCTTTGTCGCCTTTGACTCGGTGGCCACCGCCCAACGAGTTCGCAAAGCACTGCACGACACCGTCTGGCCGAATGAGAGCAACCGCAAGGCGCTGTCGGTAGACTTTATTCCCTCCGAAAAAGTCGACGAATGGATCGAGACGGAAGAGGCTGGCGGTAGACGGTCGTCGATTCGTTGGCAGGTGGTATATACGGATGGGCCTGATGTCCAAGCCTCTTTGGTGGAATCTACATTTGCGTCGAGAGCGGGACAACCAGAacagcctgctgctgctagacCGCCGCTGCCCCAGTTTGGGCCTGGAAGTTCCAATGCTATGCCCATTGGTCCTCGGGCGCAACGTGGCCGCGACCAGTATCgtgaggatgagggagagggggatCGCTCTCGAGGAAGGGATGTTGAGGGTGATCGCAGCCGACA GACCAAAGCCCGTCCTCACATTCCATATCAGGCGGTAGCCGAAAGTGTTGCCCGCCGCCGTCTGGACAACATATCAGTCTACAGCAATGAGGACCCGAGTCCTGGTTTCAACTCCAACCGCTACTCCTTTGAAGGCGGCGACAACTTCGTGGATCGCGGCAGGGAGATTTTCGAAGGCATTCGACCTCCCCATCGTGAAGCTGAACGCCGTGGAGGACGTGGAAGCGGCCCTCGGCAACGAAGAGGAACGCCGCCTTTCCGGTCCCGAGGCGACCGATATGTCCCCAGCGGTCCAGGCCCCAGCCGACGCGCTGGTGGTGGGTATCCTACGAGTAGCTGGGACTAA
- a CDS encoding glutamine amidotransferase class-I domain-containing protein — MFSKLAANFAQRAAGSATSASRRVAFQTRFSSSQTLANGSKGRNMPFAQPLATQPAGSVPATFTIRDGPLFRGKAFGANANISGEAVFTTSLVGYPESMTDPSYRGQILVFTQPLIGNYGVPSNERDEYNLLKYFESPHIQCAGVVVSDVALNYSHWTAVESLSEWCAREGVPAISGVDTRAIVTHLREQGSSLARISIGDEYDADEDESFVDPGQINLVKRVSTKAPFVVESPGADLHIALIDCGVKENILRSLVSRGASLTVFPYNYPIHKVAQHFDGVFISNGPGDPIHCQETVYNLARLMETSNVPIMGICLGHQLLAMAVGAKTIKMKYGNRAHNIPALDLSTGQCHITSQNHGYAVDSSTLPNDFKEYFVNLNDGSNEGMMHRTRPIFSTQFHPEAKGGPMDSSYLFEKYLENVRAAKSAQQVYKDNRPSQYILDVLSKERVGVEPVPLVGLA; from the exons ATGTTCTCCAAGCTGGCAGCTAATTTCGCCCAACGAGCGGCTGGCTCTGCCACGAGCGCCTCTCGCCGAGTGGCTTTCCAGACCCGATTCTCGTCCAGCCAGACgcttgccaatggcagcaaggGCAGGAACATGCCTTTCGCGCAGCCATTGGCAACTCAGCCTGCTGGGTCTGTGCCCGCTACATTCACCATTCGA GATGGCCCCCTCTTCCGCGGCAAAGCCTTCGGCGCCAATGCTAACATCTCTGGCGAAGCCGTCTTTACCACGTCTCTGGTTGGCTACCCCGAGTCCATGACGGACCCTTCGTACCGTGGCCAGATTCTCGTCTTCACCCAGCCCCTGATTGGCAACTATGGCGTTCCCTCCAACGAGCGCGACGAGTACAACCTCCTCAAGTACTTTGAGTCTCCCCACATCCAGTGTGCCGGTGTTGTCGTCTCCGATGTCGCCCTCAACTACAGCCACTGGACTGCTGTCGAGAGTCTGAGCGAGTGGTGTGCCCGTGAGGGCGTCCCCGCCATCTCCGGCGTCGACACTCGAGCCATTGTCACCCACCTCCGAGAGCAGGGTTCTTCCCTCGCTAGGATCTCCATTGGTGACGAGTacgatgctgatgaggacgagAGCTTCGTCGACCCTGGCCAGATCAACCTGGTCAAGCGTGTCAGCACCAAGGCTCCCTTCGTGGTTGAGTCCCCCGGTGCCGACCTCCACATCGCCCTCATCGACTGCGGTGTCAAGGAGAACATCCTCCGCAGCTTGGTCAGCCGAGGCGCCTCGCTCACCGTCTTCCCCTACAACTACCCGATCCACAAGGTCGCTCAGCACTTTGAcggcgtcttcatctccaacggCCCCGGTGACCCAATCCACTGCCAGGAGACCGTCTACAACCTTGCCCGCCTGATGGAGACCTCCAACGTCCCCATCATGGGCATCTGTCTCGGCCACCAGCTCCTGGCCATGGCCGTCGGCGCCAAGACCATCAAAATGAAGTACGGCAACCGAGCCCACAACATCCCCGCCCTCGACTTGAGCACCGGCCAGTGCCACATCACCAGCCAGAACCACGGATACGCCGTCGACTCCAGCACCCTGCCCAACGACTTCAAGGAGTACTTTGTCAACCTCAACGACGGCAGCAACGAGGGAATGATGCATCGCACCCGCCCCATCTTCTCGACCCAGTTCCAccccgaggccaagggcgGCCCCATGGACAGCTCGTACCTGTTTGAGAAGTACCTCGAGAACGTCCGCGCTGCCAAGAGCGCCCAGCAAGTCTACAAGGACAACCGACCTAGCCAGTACATCCTGGATGTCCTGAGCAAGGAGCGTGTCGGTGTCGAGCCTGTTCCTCTTGTCGGCCTTGCTTAG